The following proteins are encoded in a genomic region of Candidatus Marinarcus aquaticus:
- a CDS encoding CCE_0567 family metalloprotein, protein MSLTEEQKEKKKELAKYKRKVVELAGEVHDIVEDTIWTDYNRLPELSEQINVAMKDVNDFLDAHPYLQK, encoded by the coding sequence ATGTCATTAACCGAAGAACAAAAAGAGAAGAAAAAAGAGTTAGCAAAATACAAACGAAAAGTTGTTGAACTTGCAGGTGAAGTGCACGACATTGTTGAAGATACCATTTGGACAGATTATAACAGACTGCCTGAACTCAGTGAACAGATTAATGTCGCGATGAAAGACGTGAACGACTTTTTAGACGCGCACCCATATTTACAAAAATAG
- the nifV gene encoding homocitrate synthase: MFLINDTTLRDGEQAPYVAFNTQEKLEIAQLLYEAGAHELEVGIPAMGKKEQEDLKEILNLNLPIQIMSWNRATLTDLEASLKCGLKAVDLSIPVSDILIDVKFKGDKTRLLNQLEQTVTQAKKENLFVCIGGEDSSRADLGFLKEVMTLGKELGANRFRYCDTVGILTPHKTYENIKALSSENLLDIEMHTHNDFGMATANAIAGFEAGATSANTTVIGLGERAGNASFEQVLMTINRLMNQSSDINIKALKALIRKVSRASNRRLDTSLPIIGKNIFAHESGIHVNGMMKSKSSYEPFTPKEVGLKRDFPIGKHSGSSTLMYHLESLGITPNKEVVQQLLPKVRDIVTNRKKVLNAVELKELYLCSLGI, from the coding sequence ATGTTTCTGATCAATGACACAACGCTACGAGATGGCGAACAAGCGCCTTATGTAGCTTTTAATACTCAAGAGAAACTTGAAATCGCACAGCTGTTATATGAAGCGGGTGCTCACGAACTAGAAGTGGGAATCCCTGCCATGGGTAAAAAAGAGCAAGAGGATTTAAAAGAGATTTTAAACCTAAACTTGCCCATACAAATCATGAGCTGGAACCGAGCAACATTGACAGATTTAGAAGCTTCACTGAAGTGTGGGCTCAAAGCCGTTGACCTCTCTATCCCTGTTTCAGATATTTTAATCGATGTAAAATTTAAAGGGGACAAAACACGTCTTCTTAATCAGCTTGAACAAACCGTAACGCAAGCTAAAAAAGAGAACCTTTTTGTCTGTATTGGTGGAGAAGACTCTTCACGAGCAGATTTAGGGTTTTTAAAAGAGGTGATGACCCTAGGTAAAGAATTGGGTGCCAATCGTTTCCGATATTGTGATACCGTTGGGATTTTAACGCCACATAAAACCTATGAAAACATCAAAGCTTTAAGCAGTGAAAATCTCTTGGACATTGAGATGCATACGCACAACGACTTTGGTATGGCTACAGCCAATGCCATTGCTGGTTTTGAAGCGGGTGCAACAAGTGCCAACACCACTGTGATTGGTTTGGGTGAGAGAGCAGGAAATGCTTCCTTTGAACAAGTGTTGATGACCATTAACCGTTTGATGAATCAAAGCAGTGATATCAACATCAAAGCACTCAAAGCCTTAATACGAAAAGTGAGTCGAGCGTCAAACCGACGTTTAGATACGAGTTTGCCCATTATTGGTAAAAACATCTTTGCTCACGAGTCGGGTATTCATGTGAATGGTATGATGAAATCAAAATCATCGTATGAGCCATTTACACCTAAAGAGGTGGGACTTAAAAGAGACTTTCCTATTGGAAAACACTCAGGAAGTTCAACTTTAATGTACCACTTAGAGAGTTTGGGAATTACCCCTAATAAAGAGGTAGTACAACAACTGCTTCCAAAAGTTCGAGATATTGTGACCAACCGAAAAAAAGTGTTGAATGCAGTGGAATTGAAAGAGTTATACTTATGTTCATTGGGTATTTAA
- the nifB gene encoding nitrogenase cofactor biosynthesis protein NifB, with amino-acid sequence MSCSCTSSSTQENIQQEVMDKINNHPCYSEGAHQHYARIHVAVAPACNIQCNYCNRKFDCSNESRPGVTSSKLQPIEAVKKVLYVGGEIQQLSVVGIAGPGDALANPKKTFETFKMLQEKAPDLKLCLSTNGLRLPEFIDEIEKYNVDHVTVTINTVDPTGEVGAQIYPWIHWNHKKVFGAEGAKILLEQQLKGIQMLTERGILVKANSVLIPGVNEADLPNVAKKLKEMNVFLHNIMPLLSKPEFGTYYGLNGQRSASDQEVMAAQEACGMDMKLMSHCRQCRADAVGLIGEDRGDEFTKEAFVDMSWDELESKYDIKAREQKHQVIENWRAALEVANEKVKIEQASKEQLSSNGETKLIAVTSAGEGTVNLHFGNATEFLIYEAGDKAIKFVMHRKVENAYCKGPEDCDGSYPIEEIKETLKDCDILLTEKIGGCPMDELKEINLICDDSYAFKPIEKSVHDAAKKYFFEKENELG; translated from the coding sequence ATGAGTTGTTCATGTACATCAAGTAGCACACAAGAGAATATACAACAAGAAGTTATGGATAAGATTAATAACCATCCATGTTATAGCGAGGGAGCTCACCAACACTATGCACGAATTCACGTTGCCGTTGCCCCTGCATGTAATATCCAATGTAATTATTGTAATAGAAAATTTGACTGTTCCAATGAGAGTCGACCGGGGGTTACTTCGTCAAAATTACAACCCATTGAAGCGGTTAAAAAAGTGCTGTATGTGGGCGGTGAAATCCAACAACTATCTGTTGTAGGAATTGCTGGTCCAGGAGATGCTTTAGCCAACCCTAAAAAGACATTTGAAACATTTAAAATGCTTCAAGAAAAAGCACCTGATTTAAAACTGTGTTTATCAACCAATGGTTTGAGACTTCCAGAGTTCATTGACGAAATTGAAAAATATAATGTTGATCATGTCACTGTTACAATCAATACCGTGGACCCTACAGGTGAAGTGGGTGCACAAATCTATCCTTGGATACACTGGAACCATAAGAAAGTCTTTGGGGCCGAAGGTGCTAAAATCTTGCTTGAACAACAACTCAAAGGGATTCAAATGCTCACTGAAAGAGGAATCTTAGTCAAAGCAAACTCTGTATTGATTCCAGGCGTCAATGAAGCAGATTTACCTAATGTAGCGAAGAAACTTAAAGAGATGAACGTATTTTTACACAACATTATGCCACTGTTATCTAAACCAGAATTTGGAACATATTACGGTTTAAATGGACAAAGAAGTGCCTCTGACCAAGAGGTAATGGCAGCACAAGAAGCCTGTGGTATGGATATGAAATTAATGTCTCACTGTAGACAGTGTCGAGCCGATGCGGTAGGACTTATCGGTGAAGACCGAGGTGATGAGTTTACAAAAGAGGCGTTTGTAGATATGTCATGGGATGAGCTTGAAAGTAAATATGACATCAAAGCCAGAGAGCAAAAACACCAAGTCATCGAGAACTGGCGGGCTGCACTGGAAGTTGCAAACGAAAAAGTAAAAATTGAACAAGCATCCAAAGAGCAATTAAGCTCAAACGGTGAGACAAAATTGATTGCGGTTACCAGTGCGGGTGAAGGGACTGTGAATTTACACTTTGGTAATGCCACGGAGTTCCTAATCTATGAAGCGGGAGATAAAGCCATCAAGTTTGTAATGCACCGAAAAGTAGAGAATGCTTACTGTAAAGGACCAGAAGATTGTGATGGTTCCTACCCTATTGAAGAGATTAAAGAGACACTTAAAGATTGTGATATTTTATTAACTGAGAAAATTGGTGGATGTCCAATGGATGAGTTAAAAGAGATTAATCTGATTTGTGATGATTCGTACGCATTTAAACCAATTGAGAAATCAGTTCACGATGCCGCGAAGAAATACTTCTTTGAAAAAGAGAATGAGTTAGGATAA
- a CDS encoding FprA family A-type flavoprotein, which translates to MNNSSEELIELAKDVYFIGVFDPEIRTFDIIMKTANGSSYNAYLIKTNEGVIIVDTVKLEFQDEFFKKVEALCSYDEIKYVVSHHLEPDHAGAIPELIKRAPQAKVLISPQATAMLKSLTQSETIDFETVWTNKSITLGNKTLKFLTTPYLHWPETMSSYLVEDKILFSGDVFGSHYCDKRLFEDVVGDFSYAFKYYYDHIMRPFKSYVLNALKLYEKFEIKTIATLHGPILNQNPQKYIDLYRQYSQNKRDEETKVLSIFYLTSYKNTRNMAEAIYEGCERMEGIVANVYDLASLDEQNMIQLLDESDGILVGTPTINGDAPKPVWDLLSCMMYLEKRGKVAQAFGSYGWSGEAIDMIIDRMKFLNFKVPPMELLKIKLIPTQEELQQCKSFGVEFCEILKGKMIEMTMN; encoded by the coding sequence ATGAACAATAGCAGTGAAGAACTTATTGAATTGGCCAAAGATGTCTACTTTATTGGAGTGTTTGACCCTGAGATTCGCACCTTTGATATCATCATGAAAACAGCCAATGGAAGTTCATATAATGCGTATTTAATTAAAACAAATGAGGGTGTCATTATTGTAGATACCGTGAAACTGGAATTTCAAGATGAGTTTTTCAAAAAAGTAGAAGCGCTTTGCAGTTATGATGAGATTAAATATGTGGTTTCTCACCACTTAGAACCCGACCACGCAGGTGCGATTCCTGAGTTAATCAAGCGAGCACCACAAGCAAAAGTATTGATTTCTCCCCAAGCCACAGCGATGTTAAAATCACTCACACAAAGTGAAACAATCGATTTTGAAACCGTGTGGACCAATAAAAGCATCACCTTGGGCAATAAGACTTTGAAGTTTTTAACCACGCCTTACTTACACTGGCCAGAGACCATGAGCTCTTATTTGGTTGAAGATAAAATTCTCTTTTCGGGCGATGTGTTTGGAAGCCATTACTGTGATAAACGTCTTTTTGAAGATGTGGTGGGAGACTTTTCTTATGCCTTTAAATACTACTATGACCATATCATGCGACCTTTTAAATCGTATGTGTTAAATGCGTTGAAGTTATATGAAAAGTTTGAGATTAAAACCATCGCAACCCTGCATGGACCCATTTTAAATCAAAATCCACAAAAATACATCGATTTGTATCGACAATACAGTCAAAACAAACGCGATGAAGAGACAAAAGTGTTATCAATTTTTTATCTGACCAGTTATAAAAACACTCGAAACATGGCAGAAGCGATTTATGAAGGGTGTGAACGCATGGAAGGCATTGTTGCCAATGTGTATGATTTGGCTTCTTTGGATGAACAAAACATGATTCAACTTTTAGATGAGAGTGATGGGATTTTAGTGGGCACACCTACTATTAACGGGGATGCACCCAAACCAGTGTGGGATCTGCTTTCATGTATGATGTACTTAGAAAAACGGGGAAAAGTGGCGCAAGCGTTTGGCTCTTATGGGTGGAGTGGAGAAGCGATTGATATGATCATTGATAGAATGAAGTTTCTCAATTTCAAAGTGCCTCCCATGGAACTTCTGAAAATCAAACTCATACCCACACAAGAAGAGTTACAACAATGTAAATCTTTTGGGGTAGAATTTTGTGAGATTTTAAAAGGTAAGATGATTGAAATGACTATGAATTAA
- a CDS encoding NifB/NifX family molybdenum-iron cluster-binding protein, translating to MKIAFASQDNIHVNQHFGWCKEFYIYEIKGSEFSFIKSVDSSIEIEDEIEKLTYKIECCEECDILYVQQIGPKASRMVQASGIFPMQASKEGETIEDVLKQFIKMKDNPPIWMRRLLVNEQ from the coding sequence ATGAAAATTGCATTCGCTTCACAAGACAATATTCATGTTAATCAACACTTTGGTTGGTGTAAAGAGTTCTATATCTATGAAATCAAAGGCAGTGAGTTCAGCTTTATAAAAAGCGTGGATTCGTCGATTGAGATTGAAGATGAAATTGAAAAACTCACTTACAAAATTGAGTGTTGTGAAGAGTGCGATATTTTATACGTACAACAAATTGGTCCCAAAGCTTCTCGAATGGTGCAAGCATCTGGGATTTTCCCCATGCAAGCGAGCAAAGAGGGTGAAACAATTGAAGACGTACTCAAGCAGTTTATAAAAATGAAAGATAATCCACCCATTTGGATGAGAAGGTTACTTGTCAATGAACAATAG